One stretch of Deltaproteobacteria bacterium DNA includes these proteins:
- a CDS encoding response regulator transcription factor produces the protein MKILVVEDEPALARALADALDDAGFVVEHVSNGEEALHLGGIEPYDAVVLDLGLPLLDGVTVLQRWRAGGVTVPVLVLTARGRWPEKLAAFSAGADDYVTKPFEIQEVIVRLRALLRRAGGTAAAEFACGPVRLDPSRGSVTVNGTPVRLTERELRILEYLLHRRGHIVSRLDIVDHVYHRDHDRDSNVIDVLIGRIRKKLGVNVIETVRGLGYRIDEPEEAMS, from the coding sequence ATGAAGATCCTCGTAGTCGAAGACGAGCCGGCGCTTGCCCGAGCGCTCGCCGACGCGCTCGACGACGCCGGGTTCGTCGTGGAGCACGTATCGAACGGCGAAGAGGCGCTCCATCTCGGCGGCATCGAGCCCTATGACGCCGTGGTGCTGGATCTCGGGCTTCCGCTCCTCGACGGCGTCACGGTGCTGCAGCGCTGGCGTGCCGGTGGCGTGACGGTCCCCGTCCTCGTGTTGACCGCGCGTGGGCGCTGGCCGGAGAAGCTCGCGGCGTTCTCCGCCGGTGCCGACGACTACGTGACGAAGCCCTTCGAGATCCAGGAGGTGATCGTGCGCCTGCGCGCCCTCCTGCGGCGTGCCGGCGGCACGGCCGCGGCCGAGTTCGCGTGCGGACCCGTACGGCTCGATCCTTCGCGCGGCAGCGTCACCGTGAACGGCACGCCCGTCCGCCTCACCGAGCGCGAGCTCCGCATCCTGGAATACCTCCTGCATAGACGCGGCCACATCGTGAGCCGTCTCGACATCGTCGACCACGTCTACCATCGCGATCACGACCGCGACTCCAATGTCATCGACGTCCTGATCGGCCGCATCCGGAAAAAGCTCGGCGTGAACGTCATCGAGACCGTGCGCGGCCTCGGCTATCGAATCGATGAACCGGAGGAGGCCATGTCGTGA
- a CDS encoding PepSY domain-containing protein has product MFLPWVLLVALAAPLGATDSDSNDHVRARLAREAGEIVPLATILAAVDAAYEGKIVEVELEWEKERWEYEIELLTDKGHVIELTYDAVNGRLLRTEGIGADQARKR; this is encoded by the coding sequence ATCTTCCTGCCGTGGGTCCTCCTCGTGGCGCTGGCCGCCCCGCTCGGAGCGACCGACTCCGACTCCAACGACCACGTGCGCGCACGCCTCGCGCGCGAGGCCGGTGAGATCGTGCCCCTCGCGACGATCCTGGCGGCGGTCGACGCCGCCTACGAGGGCAAGATCGTCGAAGTGGAGCTCGAGTGGGAGAAGGAGCGCTGGGAGTACGAGATCGAACTCCTCACCGACAAGGGGCACGTCATCGAGCTCACCTACGACGCCGTGAATGGTCGCCTGCTCCGCACGGAGGGCATCGGCGCTGACCAAGCGCGGAAGCGATGA
- a CDS encoding PepSY domain-containing protein, with amino-acid sequence MLRFSTYGIPGASLVAFIITVSVGVIPAAAHSEANSLLSFPEVTRIVEAAGYTHVHDLEYDDGEYEADAISPAGVPVDLHIDPRDGRILREERDS; translated from the coding sequence ATGTTGAGGTTTTCCACGTATGGCATCCCCGGCGCGAGCCTCGTCGCGTTCATCATCACGGTTTCGGTCGGGGTCATCCCGGCCGCGGCGCATTCCGAGGCCAACAGCCTGCTGTCGTTTCCGGAAGTCACCCGCATCGTCGAAGCGGCCGGCTACACCCACGTGCACGACCTCGAATACGACGACGGCGAATACGAAGCCGACGCCATCTCGCCCGCGGGTGTGCCCGTGGACCTCCACATCGATCCCAGGGACGGCCGCATCCTGCGCGAGGAACGCGATTCGTAG